In Aegilops tauschii subsp. strangulata cultivar AL8/78 chromosome 3, Aet v6.0, whole genome shotgun sequence, one genomic interval encodes:
- the LOC109756757 gene encoding protein H2A.6-like — translation MAGRKGVARKKAVTRSVRAGLQFPVGRIGRYLKKGRYAQRVGSGAPVYLAAVLEYLATEVLELAGDAAKESKKARIIPRHLMIAVQGDPELSRLLAGVTIAYGGVVPYINSALLPKKGAGAAGKEPKKKAAATKSLKKKAAATN, via the exons ATGGCCGGCAGGAAGGGCGTCGCGAGGAAGAAGGCGGTCACCCGCTCCGTCAGGGCCGGGCTCCAGTTCCCCGTCGGCCGCATCGGGCGCTACCTCAAGAAGGGCCGCTACGCGCAGCGCGTCGGCTCCGGCGCCCCTGTCTACCTCGCCGCCGTCCTCGAGTACCTCGCCACCGAG GTCCTGGAGCTCGCTGGCGACGCAGCCAAGGAAAGCAAGAAGGCCCGCATCATCCCGCGCCACCTGATGATCGCCGTCCAGGGCGACCCGGAGCTcagccggctgcttgccggcgtCACCATCGCCTACGGCGGCGTGGTGCCCTACATCAACTCCGCGCTGCTCCCCAAGAAGGGCGCCGGCGCCGCGGGGAAGGAGCCCAAGAAGAAGGCCGCTGCTACCAAGTCCCTCAAGAAGAAGGCCGCAGCCACAAATTAA